Proteins from one Sphingomonas sp. HF-S4 genomic window:
- a CDS encoding alginate export family protein yields the protein MFRPDIRLALGTSLLALTAVPAAAQTLTPVSTGLAPLNDELRVVAAYTGPSDPRAKQDLPPPRPGVPPSEAAQERAPANPASRTYPRQADGHGVKLGGYNMSRWAEDWRIMRDPKKRDDFLDRLKYLPIDDSGDIYLTLSGEIRLRSDYYSNPGMVDSEYRREDKIRLVGGADLHVGPLRFYGELVHGGLAGHNYGTPTAKFRNDLITQQAFVEAGETVGPVTLGVRYGRQEFTDGSSHLVQQKDNLSVRTVEQGVRGWAQLANVRVDLFDFEHVKIGTEGLSDDISDPATRFSGVTAGVVLADDKTHKLFLDPFVWRERNDKQRWGSVTAREIRNYYGARLWGSYDALTLDWTVVHQGGDFNGRPIDAWGAFIAQTYVLDKKGWMPKIGVHFDYGSGGGSYGTGTIHNARPVTAGSVAYSYQAALLTTNLFQASPNFTVSPIKTLDVTIEYQRSWRPNENDAIYRGAGTAYAGTQLLDGHHTADTVHLQASWKITPRLSLTGRWEYFAAGEVLQTAGFSDSHYFGSWLNYRF from the coding sequence ATGTTCCGTCCCGACATTCGTCTCGCCCTCGGCACCTCGCTGCTGGCGCTTACTGCCGTTCCCGCCGCCGCCCAGACGCTGACACCGGTTTCGACCGGTCTCGCGCCGCTGAACGACGAACTCCGCGTCGTCGCGGCCTATACCGGTCCGAGCGATCCGCGCGCCAAGCAGGACCTGCCGCCGCCGCGTCCCGGCGTCCCGCCCAGCGAAGCTGCACAGGAGCGCGCGCCCGCCAACCCCGCCTCGCGCACCTATCCGCGACAGGCCGATGGTCACGGCGTCAAGCTCGGCGGCTACAACATGTCGCGCTGGGCCGAGGACTGGCGGATCATGCGCGATCCCAAGAAGCGCGACGATTTCCTCGACCGGCTGAAGTACCTGCCGATCGACGATAGCGGCGACATCTATCTGACGCTGTCGGGCGAAATCCGCCTGCGCTCGGACTATTATTCGAATCCCGGCATGGTCGATTCGGAATATCGCCGCGAGGACAAGATCCGCCTGGTCGGCGGCGCCGATCTGCATGTCGGCCCGCTGCGCTTCTATGGCGAGCTCGTCCATGGCGGCCTCGCTGGCCACAATTACGGCACCCCGACCGCCAAGTTCCGCAACGACCTGATCACCCAGCAGGCCTTTGTCGAGGCCGGGGAGACGGTCGGCCCGGTGACGCTCGGCGTGCGCTATGGCCGCCAGGAATTCACCGACGGCTCGTCGCACCTCGTCCAGCAGAAGGACAATCTCTCGGTCCGCACCGTCGAGCAGGGCGTGCGCGGCTGGGCCCAGCTCGCCAATGTGCGCGTCGACCTGTTCGACTTCGAGCACGTCAAGATCGGCACAGAAGGGCTGAGCGACGACATCTCCGATCCCGCGACGCGCTTTTCGGGCGTCACTGCCGGCGTCGTGCTGGCTGACGACAAGACCCACAAGCTCTTCCTCGATCCCTTCGTCTGGCGCGAGCGCAACGACAAGCAGCGCTGGGGCAGCGTCACTGCGCGCGAAATCCGCAATTATTACGGTGCGCGCCTGTGGGGCAGTTACGACGCCCTGACGCTCGACTGGACGGTCGTGCACCAGGGCGGCGACTTCAACGGACGCCCGATCGACGCGTGGGGCGCCTTCATCGCGCAGACCTATGTCCTCGACAAGAAGGGCTGGATGCCCAAGATCGGCGTGCACTTCGATTACGGCAGTGGCGGCGGCAGCTACGGCACCGGCACCATCCACAACGCCCGGCCGGTCACTGCGGGCAGCGTCGCCTACAGCTATCAGGCTGCGCTGCTCACGACCAACCTGTTCCAGGCCTCGCCCAACTTCACGGTTTCGCCGATCAAGACCCTCGACGTCACCATCGAGTATCAGCGCAGCTGGCGCCCGAACGAGAACGACGCGATCTACCGCGGCGCGGGCACTGCCTATGCCGGCACGCAACTGCTCGACGGCCACCATACCGCCGACACGGTGCACCTCCAGGCGAGCTGGAAGATCACGCCGCGGCTCTCGCTGACCGGACGCTGGGAATATTTCGCCGCCGGTGAGGTACTCCAGACGGCTGGCTTCTCCGACTCGCATTATTTCGGCAGCTGGCTCAACTACCGCTTCTGA
- a CDS encoding methyl-accepting chemotaxis protein, with translation MNIGKRILTIGAASLLGLLLVLGLSVSRLDSALNQSFNDRTKQTLDVAYSQFERFEAEEKAGRMTREQAQDAAKEAIRSMRFGKDDYFFILDNDHNMIMHPVKPEKVGKNVADDTDADGKLHYREMIQRATTDGAGFVSYNFKLPDGSGAKPKVSYVRGFKPWRWVIATGVYNSEIQAAVNDAAMRLGAVVLFVLLGLAALILVISRSITAPLGRITTRMRSLAEGDTRAEIPGAERRDEIGQMAGALQIFRDNAIAKDAAEAAKAQSDADQAAIVSLLSERLEALSQGDLTGTITNAVPATYESLRGNFNTALGNLRELIAALANASHSIESGSSEIAAASDDLARRTESNAASLEETSAALSQMNARLKSGTEMADQTVGHAQQAIGIVGTGRATAEEATAAMDRVSGSAQGIDDVIEGLDKIAFQTRVLAMNAAVEAGRAGEAGRGFAVVADLVSALAMRAEEEAKRAREQLSTTQTEIRTAVSAVQKVDAALAEITGSVEQVHQFVETMANDNRAQSATIGEIATAVNVMDQSTQQNAAMVEQTSAAARNLASEVTALTHQSARFNVGTAPAKRAAPATAPAPAPAPQRTRAASSPAQAEWASF, from the coding sequence ATGAATATTGGTAAGCGCATTCTGACGATCGGCGCGGCGTCGCTGCTCGGGCTGCTGCTTGTGCTCGGCCTGTCGGTCAGTCGGCTCGATAGCGCGCTCAACCAGAGCTTCAACGACCGCACCAAGCAGACGCTCGACGTTGCCTACAGCCAGTTCGAACGCTTCGAGGCCGAGGAAAAGGCCGGCCGGATGACTCGCGAGCAGGCCCAGGACGCCGCCAAGGAGGCGATCCGCTCGATGCGCTTCGGCAAGGACGATTACTTCTTCATCCTCGACAACGACCACAACATGATCATGCATCCGGTCAAGCCGGAGAAGGTGGGCAAGAACGTCGCCGACGATACCGACGCCGATGGCAAGCTCCATTATCGCGAGATGATCCAGCGCGCGACCACCGACGGCGCCGGCTTCGTATCGTATAATTTCAAGCTGCCCGACGGTTCGGGCGCAAAGCCGAAGGTTTCCTATGTTCGCGGCTTCAAGCCGTGGCGCTGGGTGATCGCGACCGGGGTGTACAATTCGGAGATCCAGGCGGCGGTCAACGACGCGGCGATGCGTCTGGGCGCGGTCGTGCTGTTCGTGCTGCTCGGGCTCGCCGCGCTGATCCTGGTGATCAGCCGCTCGATCACTGCGCCGCTGGGCCGGATCACCACCCGGATGCGCAGCCTTGCCGAGGGCGATACGCGCGCCGAAATCCCCGGTGCCGAGCGCCGCGACGAGATCGGCCAGATGGCCGGCGCGCTCCAGATCTTCCGCGACAATGCGATCGCGAAGGATGCTGCCGAGGCCGCCAAGGCGCAGTCCGATGCCGACCAGGCCGCGATCGTCAGCTTGCTCAGCGAGCGGCTCGAGGCGTTGTCGCAGGGCGACCTGACCGGCACGATCACCAATGCGGTGCCCGCCACCTACGAATCGCTGCGCGGCAACTTCAACACCGCGCTCGGCAACCTGCGCGAGCTGATCGCGGCGCTGGCGAACGCCTCGCACAGCATCGAGAGCGGATCGAGCGAGATCGCCGCGGCTTCGGACGACCTTGCCCGCCGCACCGAGAGCAACGCCGCGAGCCTCGAGGAAACCTCGGCCGCGCTGTCGCAGATGAACGCCCGGTTGAAGTCGGGCACCGAGATGGCCGACCAGACCGTCGGCCACGCGCAGCAGGCGATCGGCATCGTCGGCACCGGCCGCGCCACCGCCGAGGAAGCCACCGCCGCGATGGACCGCGTTTCGGGCAGCGCGCAGGGCATCGACGACGTCATCGAGGGTCTCGACAAGATCGCCTTCCAGACGCGCGTGCTCGCGATGAACGCCGCGGTCGAGGCCGGCCGCGCCGGTGAGGCCGGCCGTGGCTTCGCGGTGGTCGCCGACCTGGTCTCGGCGCTTGCAATGCGTGCCGAGGAAGAGGCCAAGCGCGCACGCGAGCAGCTTTCGACCACCCAGACCGAGATCCGCACCGCAGTGAGCGCGGTGCAGAAGGTCGACGCCGCGCTTGCCGAAATCACCGGCAGCGTCGAGCAGGTTCACCAGTTCGTCGAGACGATGGCCAACGACAATCGTGCCCAGTCGGCGACGATCGGCGAGATCGCCACCGCGGTGAACGTGATGGACCAGTCGACCCAGCAGAACGCCGCGATGGTCGAGCAGACCTCGGCAGCCGCGCGCAACCTCGCGAGCGAGGTCACGGCGCTCACGCACCAGTCGGCTCGCTTCAACGTCGGCACCGCGCCAGCCAAGCGCGCCGCGCCCGCCACGGCACCGGCACCGGCACCGGCACCGCAGCGCACGCGCGCCGCGTCCAGCCCGGCCCAGGCCGAGTGGGCGAGCTTCTAA
- a CDS encoding ABC transporter ATP-binding protein, which yields MLEAVALTKDFGTYRALDALELRVAPGEIVCLLGANGAGKTTTINLFLGFLEPSSGEARVDGVDVRRDRTGTKRKLLYVPEQIALFGELSGLENLAYFAALSGIEDRSPGHLRQCLAQAGLAEAAMDRRASGYSKGMRQKVGIALAIAKQARALLLDEPTSGLDPQASAEFHALVVRQRNAGAAVLMVTHDLFRAREVGTRIGLMREGRLRRMIDAADITAVELESLYLEEMGRAA from the coding sequence ATGCTCGAAGCCGTTGCCCTCACCAAGGATTTCGGAACCTATCGCGCGCTCGATGCGCTCGAACTGCGCGTCGCGCCCGGCGAGATCGTCTGCCTGCTCGGCGCCAATGGCGCGGGCAAGACGACGACGATCAACCTGTTCCTCGGCTTCCTCGAACCGAGTTCAGGGGAGGCGCGCGTCGACGGCGTCGACGTCCGCAGAGATCGCACCGGCACCAAGCGCAAACTGCTGTACGTGCCCGAGCAGATCGCATTGTTCGGCGAGCTGAGCGGGCTCGAGAACCTCGCTTATTTCGCCGCGCTGTCGGGGATCGAGGATCGCTCGCCTGGGCATCTGCGCCAGTGCCTGGCCCAGGCGGGGCTCGCCGAGGCGGCGATGGACCGCCGCGCATCGGGCTATTCGAAGGGGATGCGCCAGAAGGTCGGGATCGCGCTCGCGATCGCCAAGCAGGCACGCGCGCTGCTGCTCGACGAGCCGACTTCGGGCCTCGATCCGCAGGCCTCGGCCGAATTCCACGCGCTGGTCGTGCGCCAGCGCAATGCCGGCGCGGCGGTGCTGATGGTGACGCACGACCTGTTCCGTGCCCGCGAAGTCGGCACGCGGATCGGGCTGATGCGCGAGGGCCGGCTGCGGCGGATGATCGACGCGGCGGACATCACCGCGGTCGAACTGGAGAGCCTCTATTTGGAGGAGATGGGCCGCGCCGCCTAG
- a CDS encoding ABC transporter permease subunit: MTIAQLEGIRAWRDPVLRIALVLFALLACYAAFTGARWAESRESAVHQAVAEAAEITAKRRESFAATLAKGEQPNFGLIYATALPFRAGLPGAPLAAVSAGQAEGYPAAASIAPFLDPYTIFDAHMAGLESPSVLAAGRFDLAFVIVVLLPLLLIAATYDFWSRDVENGSARFQLAQPVTPGQLILARAVVRGGSLLVGAVLIAVAALLLTGARDAGDLARFAAVVLAYGAFWIALTSLINLVVRASTTAALASGTAWLAIVVLLPGAIAAAADLSAPPPSDMAYTNAIRTAGLEVRAANAAAARVAATGEPRNLYPASLWHSRGEIAQRDARLGPIHRAHAGQRDAHRGLAEGLRFLSPAVIAQDALDRIAGTDATRAIAFQDQARQFAGAARRLAFDWMDSGRLMTLADYDGGLPRFAFAEPSRAAPLAADLIALLLLTTLLLTLAALRLRGGAAKLL; encoded by the coding sequence ATGACCATCGCCCAACTCGAAGGGATCCGCGCCTGGCGCGATCCGGTGCTGCGCATCGCGTTGGTGCTGTTCGCTTTGCTCGCCTGCTATGCCGCCTTCACCGGTGCGCGTTGGGCGGAGTCGCGCGAGAGCGCGGTGCACCAGGCGGTCGCCGAGGCCGCCGAGATCACGGCCAAGCGGCGCGAGAGTTTCGCAGCGACGCTGGCCAAAGGCGAACAGCCCAATTTCGGGCTGATCTACGCAACCGCGCTGCCGTTCCGCGCCGGTCTGCCGGGCGCGCCGCTCGCCGCGGTCTCGGCGGGACAGGCCGAGGGGTATCCGGCCGCCGCCAGCATCGCGCCGTTCCTCGATCCGTACACGATCTTCGACGCGCATATGGCGGGGCTGGAGAGCCCGTCGGTGCTTGCCGCGGGGCGGTTCGACCTCGCCTTCGTGATCGTCGTGCTCCTGCCGCTGCTGCTGATCGCCGCGACATACGACTTCTGGTCGCGCGACGTCGAGAATGGCAGCGCGCGGTTCCAGCTCGCCCAGCCGGTAACGCCGGGGCAGCTGATTCTTGCGCGCGCGGTCGTCCGCGGCGGCTCGCTGCTGGTGGGAGCCGTGCTGATCGCAGTCGCCGCGCTTCTGCTGACCGGCGCGCGCGATGCCGGCGACCTGGCGCGCTTCGCCGCAGTGGTGCTGGCGTACGGGGCGTTCTGGATCGCGCTCACCAGCCTGATCAACCTGGTCGTCCGCGCCTCGACCACTGCGGCGCTGGCGAGCGGCACGGCATGGCTCGCGATCGTCGTGCTGCTTCCCGGCGCGATCGCCGCGGCGGCGGACCTATCGGCACCGCCGCCATCGGACATGGCGTACACCAACGCGATCCGCACCGCCGGGCTCGAAGTCCGCGCCGCCAACGCCGCCGCCGCGCGCGTCGCCGCGACGGGCGAGCCGCGCAACCTCTACCCCGCATCGCTCTGGCACAGCCGCGGCGAGATCGCCCAGCGAGACGCGCGGCTCGGCCCGATCCACCGCGCCCATGCCGGCCAACGGGATGCGCATCGCGGGCTGGCGGAGGGGCTGCGTTTCCTGTCTCCGGCGGTGATCGCGCAGGACGCGCTCGACCGGATCGCCGGCACCGACGCTACGCGAGCCATCGCCTTCCAGGATCAGGCACGTCAATTCGCCGGCGCGGCGCGGCGGCTCGCCTTCGACTGGATGGACAGCGGTCGTCTGATGACCCTCGCCGACTATGACGGCGGGCTGCCGCGCTTCGCCTTTGCCGAGCCGTCCCGTGCGGCGCCCCTGGCGGCAGACCTGATCGCGCTGCTCCTGCTCACCACCCTGCTGCTCACGCTCGCCGCGCTTCGCCTTCGCGGCGGCGCCGCCAAGCTGCTCTGA
- a CDS encoding DUF3526 domain-containing protein, translating into MAGLLPVIAGQQWRLLVRDRRLAVLGAALLLALAAAAIAAAALHGAREGERRLAQAEEARVWAAQGPAHPHGAAHFGRYLFKPVSPLATIDPGLLPQLGTSLKLEAHANNPARSRAIDGGTALDRFSGLSPATMLQMLAPLLVILSGFAAFSGERARGLLRQELAAGVAPTALMAGRLAGLGATVALLPLVAGVAGSASLWLAGGAAADFVALLWMLLGYGLYLFAFAALTLAASAAFASARTALVVLLGFWAMATLFVPRIAPSAAEALAPTLSGPAFEAAVTKAVLEGPSGHDPRDARLERLRQDTMKRYGVTRIEDLPVDFNGVSLFHGEALSTQIYRREFAALYDGYESQAAIQRGFALLSPFQAIRPWSAALAQSDQHAHRRFLEQADGFRYALVQTLNRAIIHRPKDGSEGLYLADVAAITRDAKFAPAAPQMHEALDRHWIDLAILALWSGFATLLAFAAARRLGKASA; encoded by the coding sequence ATGGCCGGGCTCCTGCCCGTCATTGCGGGGCAGCAATGGCGGCTGCTGGTGCGCGACCGCCGGCTCGCGGTGCTGGGGGCGGCATTGCTGCTCGCGCTCGCCGCCGCGGCGATCGCCGCCGCCGCGCTCCACGGCGCGCGCGAAGGCGAACGTCGCCTCGCCCAGGCCGAGGAGGCGCGCGTCTGGGCGGCGCAGGGGCCCGCCCACCCGCACGGCGCCGCGCATTTCGGGCGCTATCTGTTCAAGCCGGTATCGCCGCTGGCGACGATCGACCCGGGGCTGCTGCCCCAGCTCGGTACGTCGCTCAAGCTCGAGGCGCACGCCAACAATCCGGCGCGCAGCCGGGCGATCGACGGCGGCACCGCGCTCGATCGCTTCAGCGGGCTGAGCCCGGCGACGATGCTCCAAATGCTCGCGCCCCTGCTCGTCATCCTGTCGGGCTTCGCCGCCTTTTCGGGCGAGCGCGCGCGCGGACTGCTGCGCCAGGAGCTTGCCGCGGGCGTTGCGCCCACCGCACTGATGGCGGGGCGGCTGGCGGGGCTCGGCGCCACCGTCGCGCTGCTCCCGCTGGTGGCGGGCGTCGCCGGGTCGGCGTCGCTGTGGCTCGCCGGGGGCGCTGCGGCGGATTTCGTTGCCTTGCTGTGGATGCTGCTCGGCTACGGCCTGTATCTCTTCGCCTTCGCCGCGCTGACGCTCGCCGCCTCGGCGGCGTTCGCGTCGGCGCGGACCGCGCTCGTCGTGCTGCTCGGCTTCTGGGCGATGGCGACGCTGTTCGTGCCGCGGATCGCGCCCTCGGCGGCCGAGGCGCTCGCGCCGACGCTGTCGGGACCGGCGTTCGAGGCCGCGGTAACCAAGGCCGTGCTCGAAGGCCCGAGCGGGCACGATCCACGCGACGCCCGGCTCGAACGGCTGCGTCAGGACACGATGAAGCGCTATGGCGTGACGCGGATCGAGGACCTGCCGGTCGATTTCAACGGCGTGTCGCTGTTCCACGGCGAGGCTTTGTCGACCCAGATCTATCGCCGCGAATTCGCCGCGCTCTATGACGGATACGAAAGCCAAGCCGCGATCCAGCGCGGCTTTGCGTTGCTCTCGCCCTTCCAGGCGATCCGGCCCTGGTCGGCGGCGCTGGCGCAGAGCGACCAGCACGCGCATCGCCGCTTCCTCGAACAGGCCGACGGCTTCCGCTACGCGCTGGTCCAGACGCTCAACCGCGCGATCATCCACCGCCCGAAGGACGGCAGCGAAGGCCTGTACCTTGCCGATGTCGCCGCGATCACGCGCGACGCCAAGTTCGCCCCGGCCGCACCGCAGATGCACGAGGCGCTCGACCGGCACTGGATCGACCTGGCGATCCTCGCGCTCTGGTCGGGCTTTGCCACCTTGCTCGCTTTCGCGGCCGCGCGCCGCCTTGGAAAGGCCAGCGCATGA
- a CDS encoding TonB-dependent siderophore receptor, protein MKNLSVRTGLMLGLPLLAMPALAQTADSDAAHRSDIVVTGIREDDSYAPEKAAVAGKTPAALIEVPQSISVVTRAQIEDRNLFTIGEALQQVTGVTVMPFDGTNPDYRARGFVLDYAYDGVPSTFSSGVPEFDLVIYERLEVQRGPTGLFRGSGSPGGTINLIRKRGQDRFAASTAFSAGSWNNYRGEFDIGGPVDAAGRLRLRAVGALHDRDFFQAKSHTRKLTAYSALDFDLTSTTTIGASLSYQDTKANTPMNGQPAYGLHANGTRHPLTDQFLDLPRDFQHLPSSNRFTETTTEYAGEVKQQIGDWSVVVRALHRDIPRAWEDAFIQPGTGVDPDTLTAHYVNRRSRGVNGKTAVDTYATGPFTLFGREHELAVGYSWDNRTTSFLARSQTSVGRYSILNPDAIPLAPAIYTSGSETDLQQSGFHAQLRLRPFDGLTVVAGGRISDYTNKTRGIAPSPVTDFVDGARARGQFTPSIGAVLHLAENVTLYGSYSDIFNPQTALRADGTVLDPRVGNQYEAGLKGRFLGGKLNASAAVFRSKDENRALQDTANPGFFVQAGVVKVEGLELEVTGNPIAGLDLVASYTNVKTQFEVGTAAQTGAVFDLNTPRHQYKFYARYEPAVLGGAFAAVSVNGQSSVVAGGVPGVREQAPFAVAGALLGWRFSPNVWAFVSANNVFDKVYFQRVGSINTYNFYGEPRNFLLTLRANY, encoded by the coding sequence TTGAAGAACCTATCCGTGCGAACCGGGCTGATGCTCGGCCTGCCCCTGCTTGCCATGCCCGCGCTCGCACAGACCGCCGACAGCGACGCCGCGCACCGCTCCGACATCGTCGTTACCGGCATCCGCGAGGATGACAGCTATGCGCCAGAAAAGGCCGCGGTCGCCGGCAAGACCCCGGCGGCGCTGATCGAAGTCCCGCAGTCGATCAGCGTGGTCACGCGCGCGCAGATCGAGGACCGCAACCTCTTCACCATCGGCGAGGCGCTCCAGCAGGTGACCGGCGTCACGGTGATGCCGTTCGACGGCACCAATCCCGATTACCGCGCGCGCGGCTTCGTGCTCGATTACGCCTATGACGGTGTGCCCTCGACCTTCTCGTCGGGCGTGCCCGAGTTCGACCTGGTGATCTACGAACGGCTCGAAGTGCAGCGTGGGCCGACGGGTCTGTTCCGCGGGTCTGGTTCGCCCGGCGGCACGATCAACCTGATCCGCAAGCGCGGACAAGACCGGTTCGCGGCCTCCACGGCGTTCTCGGCGGGGTCGTGGAACAACTATCGCGGCGAATTCGACATCGGCGGGCCGGTCGATGCGGCCGGGCGGCTGCGGCTGCGCGCGGTTGGCGCGCTGCACGACCGTGATTTCTTCCAGGCCAAGTCGCACACGCGCAAGCTCACGGCCTATAGCGCGCTCGACTTCGATCTGACCTCGACGACGACGATCGGGGCGTCGCTCAGCTATCAGGACACCAAGGCCAATACGCCGATGAACGGCCAGCCGGCCTATGGCCTGCACGCCAATGGGACGCGGCATCCGCTGACCGACCAGTTCCTCGATCTTCCGCGCGATTTCCAGCATCTGCCCAGCAGCAATCGCTTCACCGAGACCACGACCGAATATGCGGGCGAGGTGAAGCAGCAGATCGGCGACTGGTCGGTGGTCGTGCGCGCGCTCCATCGCGATATCCCGCGCGCCTGGGAAGACGCGTTCATCCAGCCCGGCACCGGGGTCGATCCCGACACGCTGACCGCCCATTACGTGAACCGTCGCAGCCGCGGCGTGAACGGCAAGACCGCAGTCGATACCTACGCCACTGGGCCCTTCACGCTGTTCGGGCGCGAGCACGAGCTGGCGGTCGGCTATAGCTGGGACAACCGGACGACCTCGTTCCTCGCGCGCAGCCAGACTTCGGTCGGCCGCTATTCGATCCTCAACCCCGATGCGATCCCGCTCGCGCCGGCGATCTACACCTCGGGCAGCGAGACCGACCTGCAGCAGAGCGGCTTCCACGCCCAGCTTCGGCTGCGACCCTTCGATGGACTCACCGTCGTCGCGGGGGGGCGGATCAGCGACTATACTAATAAGACGCGGGGGATCGCGCCCTCGCCGGTCACCGATTTCGTCGATGGCGCCCGCGCGCGCGGGCAATTCACCCCGAGCATCGGCGCGGTGCTGCATCTGGCCGAGAACGTCACGCTCTACGGCAGCTATTCGGATATCTTCAATCCCCAGACAGCGCTACGCGCCGACGGCACGGTGCTCGATCCGCGCGTGGGCAACCAATATGAGGCCGGGCTCAAGGGCCGCTTCCTGGGGGGCAAGCTCAACGCCAGCGCCGCGGTGTTCCGCAGCAAGGACGAGAACCGCGCGCTCCAGGACACCGCCAATCCCGGCTTCTTCGTCCAGGCCGGCGTGGTCAAGGTCGAAGGTTTGGAGTTGGAAGTCACCGGCAATCCCATCGCCGGGCTAGACCTGGTCGCGAGCTACACCAATGTGAAAACGCAGTTCGAGGTCGGCACTGCGGCGCAGACCGGCGCGGTCTTCGACCTCAACACGCCGCGCCACCAGTATAAATTCTATGCGCGCTACGAACCGGCGGTGCTCGGCGGCGCGTTTGCGGCGGTCAGCGTCAACGGACAGAGCAGCGTGGTGGCCGGCGGCGTGCCCGGCGTCCGCGAGCAGGCGCCGTTCGCGGTGGCCGGTGCGCTGCTCGGCTGGCGGTTCAGCCCCAATGTCTGGGCGTTCGTCAGCGCGAACAACGTGTTCGACAAGGTCTATTTCCAGCGCGTCGGATCGATCAACACGTACAATTTCTACGGCGAGCCGCGGAATTTCCTGCTGACGCTGCGGGCGAACTACTGA
- a CDS encoding energy transducer TonB has translation MAVAAMDYGGSTRGQRARGAAVAAGLTAALGYALVLGLALSRGAPPDEALTTFDVGPEPPPPPREKLQEHRVPSSRPEGAASPPNIRSEPTEMVAPIPVIPLPVPNPVIAAPVAGTGSDPSAGSADVLGPGTGAGGEGDGRGSGGEGDGSGDGGAETPPRWVRGGLKDSDYPDGAAEAGIGGTVGVRYLVWTDGRVRDCEITRSSGSAELDATTCRLIEARFRFRPSRDARGRPVPATIVENHSWMIRAEPAEAAPPRRRRAR, from the coding sequence ATGGCGGTTGCGGCAATGGACTATGGAGGATCGACGCGAGGGCAGCGGGCCAGGGGGGCCGCCGTTGCGGCGGGGCTGACCGCGGCGCTCGGCTATGCGCTGGTGCTGGGCCTTGCCCTCAGCCGGGGCGCTCCCCCCGATGAAGCGCTCACGACCTTCGACGTCGGGCCCGAGCCGCCCCCGCCGCCGCGCGAAAAGCTCCAGGAGCATCGAGTGCCTAGCAGCCGGCCCGAAGGCGCAGCCTCGCCGCCCAATATCCGCTCCGAGCCCACCGAAATGGTCGCGCCGATCCCGGTCATTCCCCTGCCGGTTCCGAACCCGGTGATCGCGGCGCCGGTCGCGGGGACGGGCAGCGATCCATCCGCGGGGAGTGCAGACGTACTTGGGCCCGGAACGGGTGCCGGCGGCGAGGGCGACGGGCGCGGTAGCGGTGGCGAGGGGGACGGCAGCGGCGATGGCGGGGCGGAGACACCGCCGCGCTGGGTGCGGGGAGGGCTGAAGGATTCGGACTATCCGGACGGCGCGGCGGAGGCCGGGATCGGCGGCACCGTAGGGGTGCGATATCTGGTGTGGACCGATGGTCGAGTGCGCGACTGCGAAATCACGCGATCGAGCGGCAGCGCTGAGCTGGATGCGACGACGTGCCGGTTGATCGAGGCGCGCTTCCGCTTCCGGCCGTCGCGCGATGCGCGGGGGAGGCCGGTGCCCGCGACGATCGTCGAGAACCATAGCTGGATGATCCGCGCCGAGCCTGCCGAAGCGGCACCCCCGCGGAGGCGTCGCGCTCGCTAG